A stretch of the Marmota flaviventris isolate mMarFla1 chromosome 12, mMarFla1.hap1, whole genome shotgun sequence genome encodes the following:
- the LOC139701414 gene encoding uncharacterized protein encodes MAIMLLCLLQLAAPLCSYSITIRFYLFWLNTP; translated from the coding sequence ATGGCTATAATGCTGCTCTGCCTTCTACAGCTTGCTGCACCACTCTGTAGTTACTCTATAACTATACGTTTCTATCTTTTTTGGTTAAACACTCCTTGA
- the Zbed6 gene encoding zinc finger BED domain-containing protein 6 — MSVCTLSAPVSSLSPRRRCRTFNGAGILGCVSINSNAAEEDVVEGKMVAEGVDKEAKLPAKKKRKKGLRIKGKRRRKKLILAKKFTKDLGSGRPVADAPALLAPTASEQDEESLFESNIEKQIYLPSTRAKTSIVWHFFHVDPQYTWRAICNLCEKSVSRGKPGSHLGTSTLQRHLQARHSPHWTRANKFGVTSGEEDFSLDVSLSPSSPGSNGSFDYIPADSLDDNRMGKKRDKSASDALRAERGRFLIKSNIVKHALIPGTRAKTSAVWNFFYTDPQHISRAVCNICKRSVSRGRPGSHLGTSTLQRHLQATHPIHWAVANKDSGALGNGLDETETESSDLLNDTHGEKSTGSQDLTAEDLSDSDSDEPPVLEVENRSESPIPVVEQDSLMHEQERETTYCENPASSQISQAIIQMIVEDMHPYNYFSTPAFQRFLQIVAPDYRLPSETYFFTKVVPQLYDCVREKIFLTLENVQSQKIHLTVDIWTHDPSTDYFIVTVHWVSLETDSSSNNGRIPNFRKWAVLCVTGLAKDCLITNILQELNDQIGLWLSPNFLIPSFIVSDNSSNVVHAIKDGGFTHVPCFLHCLNIVIQDFFCEHKSIENMLVAARKTCHHFSHSVKARQILQEFQNDHQLPWKNLKQDETGHWISTFYMLKWLLEHCYSVHHSLGRASGVVLTSLQWTLMTYVCDILKPFEEATQKVSVKTTGLNQVLPLIHHLLLSLQKLREDFQVRGITQALNLVDSLSLKLETDTLLSAMLKSKPCILATLLDPCFKNSLEDFFPQGADLEIYKQILAEEVCNYMESSPETCQIAASEASGPLVTVGVDSYTSSIKEGTSNSGSMDIPATDTVAIGSKGFMFPSAIAVVDEYFKEKYSELSGGDDPLIYWQRKLSIWPALTQVAIQYLSCPMCSWQSECIFTSNSHFHPKQIMSLDFDNIEQLMFLKMNLKNVNYDYSALVLSQDPQNKVVQSNEKEILS; from the coding sequence ATGAGTGTATGTACTTTAAGTGCACCagtttcttccctctctcctcgtAGAAGATGCAGAACTTTTAATGGTGCTGGGATTCTGGGATGTGTTTCCATTAATTCTAATGCAGCTGAAGAAGATGTGGtagaaggaaagatggtggcaGAAGGAGTGGATAAAGAGGCAAAATTGCctgctaaaaagaaaagaaagaagggtttGCGAATTAAAGGGAAAAGGCGCCGAAAAAAGTTGATCCTTGCCAAGAAATTTACTAAGGATTTGGGATCTGGAAGGCCTGTTGCAGATGCTCCTGCTTTGTTAGCCCCCACTGCCTCTGAACAGGATGAAGAAAGTCTTTTCGAGAGCAATATAGAAAAACAGATCTATCTACCTAGTACAAGAGCTAAGACCTCCATTGTGTGGCATTTCTTTCATGTTGATCCCCAGTATACCTGGCGGGCTATTTGTAACCTCTGTGAAAAAAGTGTTAGCAGAGGTAAACCAGGCAGTCATCTTGGTACATCTACTCTTCAGCGACATTTGCAGGCAAGGCATTCACCTCACTGGACCAGGGCCAACAAATTTGGAGTCACTAGTGGGGAGGAGGACTTTAGCTTGGATGTATCTTTATCTCCCTCTTCTCCTGGAAGCAATGGAAGCTTTGATTATATTCCTGCTGATTCATTAGATGATAATAGAATGGGTAAGAAACGTGATAAATCAGCATCTGATGCCCTAAGGGCAGAAAGAGGGAGATTTCTCATCAAAAGTAACATTGTCAAGCATGCCTTAATTCCTGGAACCAGAGCCAAGACATCTGCAGTTTGGAACTTTTTTTACACTGACCCTCAGCACATCTCAAGAGCTGTGTGTAATATATGTAAAAGAAGTGTGAGCCGGGGTAGGCCCGGTTCCCACTTAGGAACTTCAACACTTCAACGACACCTGCAGGCCACACATCCCATCCATTGGGCGGTTGCCAACAAAGACAGTGGTGCTCTTGGAAATGGATTAGATGAGACTGAGACTGAGAGCAGTGATCTTTTGAATGATACGCATGGAGAGAAGTCCACAGGCAGCCAAGATTTAACAGCTGAGGATCTTAGTGACTCTGATTCAGATGAACCTCCTGTGTTAGAGGTTGAAAATAGATCTGAGAGTCCTATTCCTGTTGTAGAACAAGACAGTCTCATGCATGAACAAGAGAGAGAAACAACATATTGTGAAAATCCAGCCTCAAGTCAAATAAGTCAGGCAATTATTCAAATGATTGTGGAGGATATGCATCCTTACAACTACTTCTCAACTCCAGCTTTTCAGAGGTTCCTGCAGATAGTGGCTCCTGACTATAGATTGCCATCAGAAACTTACTTTTTCACTAAGGTTGTACCTCAGTTATATGACTGTGTCAGAGAAAAGATTTTCTTAACTTTAGAGAATGTCCAAAGTCAAAAGATCCACCTGACTGTTGACATATGGACCCATGACCCATCTACTGACTATTTCATTGTGACTGTACACTGGGTCTCTTTGGAAACTGACTCTTCTTCCAATAATGGCAGGATCCCCAATTTTAGAAAGTGGGCTGTGCTTTGTGTTACTGGTTTGGCCAAAGACTGTTTGATAACAAACATTTTACAAGAATTAAATGACCAGATTGGTCTGTGGCTTTCTCCCAATTTCCTTATCCCTAGCTTCATTGTTTCTGATAATTCCTCTAATGTGGTACATGCAATCAAAGATGGTGGTTTTACTCATGTGCCCTGCTTCCTGCATTGTTTAAATATAGTCATTCAGGACTTCTTCTGTGAGCACAAAAGCATCGAGAATATGTTAGTGGCTGCTAGGAAAACTTGTCATCATTTTAGTCATTCAGTCAAGGCCCGTCAGATACTGCAAGAATTCCAAAATGATCACCAGCTTCCATGGAAGAATTTGAAGCAGGATGAAACTGGCCATTGGATTTCTACCTTTTATATGTTAAAGTGGCTTTTGGAGCACTGCTACTCAGTTCACCATAGTCTTGGTAGAGCCAGTGGAGTTGTGCTCACATCTCTTCAGTGGACTCTAATGACATATGTTTGTGATATTCTTAAACCATTTGAGGAAGCCACTCAGAAAGTGAGTGTAAAGACCACAGGATTGAATCAGGTGCTACCCCTAATCCATCATCTACTCCTTTCCCTTCAGAAACTCAGAGAAGATTTTCAAGTCAGAGGTATTACTCAGGCCCTCAATCTGGTGGATAGTTTATCTCTGAAACTTGAAACTGATACCCTACTAAGTGCCATGCTCAAATCCAAACCTTGTATCTTGGCTACTTTGTTAGATCCTTGCTTTAAGAACAGTTTGGAAGACTTTTTTCCTCAAGGTGCTGATTTAGAAATTTATAAACAGATTCTTGCAGAAGAGGTTTGTAATTATATGGAATCTTCACCAGAAACCTGTCAAATTGCAGCTTCAGAAGCATCTGGTCCCTTAGTTACAGTAGGAGTTGATTCATATACCTCATCTATAAAAGAAGGCACCTCCAATTCAGGTTCCATGGATATCCCAGCCACAGACACTGTTGCCATTGGAAGCAAAGGCTTCATGTTTCCTTCTGCAATAGCTGTAGTGGATGAGTACTTCAAAGAGAAGTATTCAGAACTCTCAGGAGGTGATGATCCTTTGATTTATTGGCAAAGGAAACTGAGCATATGGCCAGCTTTGACCCAAGTTGCTATTCAGTATCTAAGTTGCCCCATGTGTAGTTGGCAATCTGAATGTATCTTTACTTCAAATAGCCACTTCCATCCAAAGCAGATCATGAGCCTGGACTTTGACAATATAGAACAGCTGATGTTTCTGAAAATGAACTTGAAAAATGTTAACTATGATTATTCTGCATTGGTTCTAAGCCAGGATCCCCAGAATAAGGTTGttcaaagcaatgaaaaagaaatattgtcttga